GCAGCTCCTCTTGTTCACCATGTTCTACACCCCATCCCAAACCTCGCCTCATAGAACTCCCCCGACAGACCCGACCCGATAGACCCGAAGAGATGAGCGACGCCACACCACCCCAGCGCAATAAGTCCCCAAAGTCTCGCATCGACAAGCTGCTCGTCGATCAAGGCCACGCCGCCTCCCGCGAGCGCGCCCAGGCTTTGATCCTCGCCGGCCGCGTCCTCGTCGACGAGCAGCGTATCGACAAACCAGGCACCTCCATCTCCTCCAACGCCGTCATCCGTCTCCTCGGCTCCGATCTCAAATACGTCAGCCGCGGCGGCCTCAAGCTCGAGCACGCGCTCGCCCACTGGTCCATCAACCTCACCAATCTTCCCTGCGTCGACATCGGCGCCTCCACCGGCGGATTCACCGACTGCATGCTCCAGTCCGGCGCAGCCTCCGTACTTGCTGTCGACACCGGCTACGGCCAGATCGCCCACAAGCTTCGCGACGACCCCCGCGTCACCCTCCGCGAGCGCACCAACGCCCGCCTCCTCACACCCGGCGAGCTCCTCGCCCCCCACACCCCCACCCCAGCCTTCCTCGCCATGGATGTCTCCTTCATCTCCGCGACCCTCGTTCTTCCCGCCGTCCTCGCAGCTCTCAGCACGCCCGATCAGCCCTGGCAAGGCACCGCCATCATCCTCATCAAACCGCAGTTCGAAGCCGGCCGCGCCAACATCGGCAAAGGAGGCATCGTCCGAGATCCCGACGCCCGTCAAGCTGCCATCGAGCGCGTCCGCGACTGCGTCATTGAGCAGCACGGCACCGCCATCGACCTCATCGACTCTCCCATCCTCGGCATGGAAGGAAACCACGAGTACCTCCTCCACGCCCGCTTTCTCGAGAGTCGTCAGGGGCATCAACCTTTCCTCAACTAATGCTTCCCAAACAGACCACCCAGCGCATTGCCAAGAGGATTGGGGGGAGTCTTTCCATTCTTCTGTACCCCCTGACCGCCCAGCAGACCCTTTGCCGCATTAGCCCCAACCGCCCCGGCCAGCCCGGCAACATTCGGGCTGAACGTAGGATTACTCGTCGTCCCGCCAATCGCCACAGGAATCCCTGCCTTCAGCAATCCTCCCGTAAGCCCGCCCAGCGCAGCACCACCAGCGCCGCCGCCCGGAATAAACCCGCCCAGCGCCCCAGCCAGCCCAGCCGCCGCGCCTCCGCCAGAGCTCGCCTGCTGCGTCCCACCTCCGCCACCCATCAAGCCCGTCAGCTTCAGCACCACGTTGTAGTTCAGCGCTCCACCGGCACTCACACTCCCAGCACCAGTCGCCGTCCCCACTCCAGCCACATCCAGCGCAATATTATCCGTCCGAATATTTCCGCCCTCTTCACGCACATTCATACTCAAAGAGCGAATCGTCGTCCCCGATCCCGTAGAAGACCCAATCCTGCCGCCCGTAAGCGACGACAGCGCCCCCAGCTTCGATCCCAGATTAAACCCCGCTAGTTGCGTGTCGTTAATCCTCACCGGCCCGCTGATCACCGGAGCAGCCGAAGTCCCCGTCACCGCCAGCGCCGTCGTTAGCGTCCCTCCCTGCAGCCGCGAGCCCGACGGCAGATGCACTCCAACCGAAGGCAAAAACGCCTCCAGTTCATTAATTGAGACCGAGTTCCCAACCACCTTCATATTTAGCGCCGTCGAAGGTCCGCTCGTCTGGTACGTCCCCGACAGATTGATCACCGCGCTGCCAATCGTCACCACCGCCTGCTGCACCACGCCGTTCATCGCCTGCTCGTTCTGCGTCAGCGTGAACTGCAGCTGCACCGGTTTCGGCGACGGCACACCATCCTTCGCCAGTTTGATCCCCACAACGGTCGCGGCTCCCTGCGCATTCAACGTCTGCCCGTTCGACTGAATCTTCGCCTGCAGATCGGCCACGCCGCTGATCCCCGCATCCGGCGGCAGCACTCCTGCCGTCCCAATCTCAACATGCTTCAGTGTCACCTGCCCATTTATCGGGGTGCTCGCATTGTTCGCCTGGTTGAACGGTCCAACCGTTCCGTTCGCGCTCACGCCCCCGCCATTCGGCAGTTGCCCGCTCAGGTTAAACGGCGAAGCGCTCTTCGGCGAAAGATTCGTTACCTGCGCGTTCACCTGGCTATATACGGCGGAGCCCGTCTTGCCTGCCGTCGCCAGCGTGATCGTTCCATTCTTTACCTGAGCATCATCCACGGACAGGTTGTCGAGCATCGACGCCCCCTCCGCATTTGGGTCTTTAGGCTTTGGCTGCTTCGGCCCATTGCTCTGTACCACCGTCAGCTTGGGAGTATCCACCAGAAGCTTGGTGATGTGCATCTGCGTTCCGCTCCACGCCGCATCCAGCACGATGTTGTCGATCGTGCCCGTGACCCCATCCGACGCATCCACAAACCCCGCCGCCAGCGGATCCAGGTGTTTCACTTCAAGGTTTCCTGAGAAAGGTGTGGCCGAAGCATCCTGCTGGTTGAAAGGCCCCGCCGAGCCCTTCAGCGCGACCGATCCGCCCGCAGGCAGATTCGCCGAGGCCTCAAACGGAAACGCCTTTGCAAACGAAAAATCCTTCACCTTCAAGTTCACATTTTCATAAACCCGGTTGGGCGCACTCGCCGCGCCAGTCGTCCCCGGTCCGGCACCCACGGTAATCCTGCCGTCTTCGACGTTCACCTCGCCCACCGTCAGGTTCGGAAACGCCTGCTTGGTCTCCTCACTCTGCGCCTGCTGGCCGCCGGTCCCAATCGTGGAGTAGTTCCAGGTCCCGTTGGCTGCCCGCAGCAGTTGGATCTTCGGCGACTGCATCGAAAACCCGCGAATAATCACCTGCTTGCTCAGGATCAGAGGAAAGATCTCCACCCCAATCTTCACCTTATCCGCCTGAATAAACGGCTGCGTGCTGAACCGCGGATCGTCCGCAACCACCGCATTCTCCGCCACCAGGCTGCCCGACAGCACCGACAGATTCACCTTGCCGATCGTCACCTGCCGCCCCAGCGACTTGGTCAGCGTCGATTCAATCTTTGCCTTGAAGCTATCCGTGTTGAGGAACAGCGGCACACAAACAGCCGCAAGGACGATCAACGCCAAAATAGCGCCTACCGCAATCAGGACCAACCGTGCCGGTTTCCCCATGCCATCACCTCGTCCGTACCGTATCCAGGTTAAGATGCAAGCGCCAAAATCGATGTTGCACGCCAGATCGAAAGGACATCCCGGGCAGCAGGCCCGAGAGCAGAAGTTCAGCGCAAAGAGAGGACCTGCCCCCTCCCGCTACCACCGGTACCAGCAGGCTACCGTCAGAGGTAGAGGTTACGTCTCATGGCCCATCGACGCAACCTGAACGTCTTTGCGCAGTTGGGGCTCAACGCATTGCTGCCATACAGTTACACTAAAGATCCATGCTCCAGGCCGCCATTATCTCCAAGCCCCAGAAGCCGGAACTCGCCGGAATCCTCCGCGATCTCATCGCGTGGCTCGAAGCGCGCTACTACCACTACCTCCTCGACCCCGACAGCGCCGCCTACGTCTCGGGCGCCAACCCCATCGCCCGCGTAGACCTCCCCAACCACAAGCCAAATCTAGTCATCGTCCTCGGTGGCGACGGCACCCTCCTCGCCGCAGCCCGAGCCTTCGCCCGCACCACCACCCCAATCCTTAGCGTCAACCTCGGCTCCCTCGGCTTCCTCACCGAGATCCCCCTCTCCGAGCTCTACACCACCCTCGAAGCCTGGTGCGACAACTGTGCCGAGATCGAGGTTCGCAGCATGATGCGAGCAGAGATCATCCGCGACGGCCAGATCGTCAAGCAGTGGGATGCCCTCAACGACGTCGTAGTCGCCAAAGGAACTATCGCCCGCATGGGTGACTTCTCGGTCGAGATCGACAGCCAGGCCGTAGCCACCTTTCGTGCCGACGGCATCATCGTCTCCACGCCCACCGGCTCCACCGCCTACAACCTCGCTGCCGACGGGCCTATTGTCATGCCCAGCGTCAACGCCATGCTGGTCACCCCTATCTGTCCCCACCTGCTCACCATTCGCCCCATCGTGGTCCCGGGCGACTCCACCGTCAGCGTCGAGGTCGTCGGCGTTCCCAACGAGATCTACCTCACCGTTGACGGCCAGGAAGCAGTCCAGCTCAAGCTAGGCGACCTGGTCCACTGCCAGCGTTCGGAGGCTGCGGTCCGCCTCCTGCGCCACAGTCCGAACGGCCTCTTCAGTGTCCTCCGCTCAAAACTAAAATGGGGCGAGCGCTAGCACTTCGTGCGGTATACCCCTTCGGGTGGGTCTCCCGATGGTCGGCACAAGGTCTCTCCTCCGAGCAACGCGAGGACCGAAGCAGTTAGCCCTACCAGGACCGGTATGCAAGTCACGAAGTGACCGCCCGAATCGGGGTCCCCGCGAACAGGTCTTCGTTCGTGGGGTGGCAAGCGAAGTGGGCCCGTCCGGCAGGACATCCGCGAAGCGGCAGCAAGCGAGCCCAAAAATAAAGTTGAAAAAGTTGGCGTATTTTTCAGAGCCCAAAAAGTGACTGCTAAAACACCACATCAGCCACGCAATTCACCATAATCCCACCACAAAAACACCACACCAAAACACGCCTTTTCGCCAAAACCCCCAGCAAAACGCGCATTCACCACAAAAATAAAAATCCAGCTACAAACGGTCCGTCGAGCGCCGCAAAGTGACCATCGGCCCACTGACAGGATGGCAGAAGACCTGTCCATGGCTCAGCGCGATCCTCCTCTGCGCCAGCCCAGCCATCTCCGGATCATGCGTCACCATCACGATCGTATGGCCGTTCCTATGCAGATCCTGCAGCAACTCCGCCACGATCTTCTGATTGGCCGCGTCGAGATTTCCAGTCGGTTCATCCGCCAGTAGGATGGGCGGATTGTTGATCAACGCCCGCGCGATACAGACCCGCTGCTGCTCGCCGCCTGACAGCTCACTGGGCAGATGCGAGACCCGGTCGCCCAACCCAACGCGCACCAACGCCGCCCGCGCCTCCGCCTCATCTGTCATCGAATGAAAGTACTGCGCCAGCATTACGTTTTCAAGTGCTGACAAGTAAGGAATCAGATGAAACTGCTGAAAGATAAATCCGATCTTGTCTGCGCGAAATCGATCAAGCTCCGTGGCACTCATCGACGCGGTATCGACGTTGTCGATCTTCAACTCACCCGCCGTCGGCCGGTCGAGGCAGCCGATGAGATTGACCAGCGTACTCTTGCCCGAACCGGAAGGACCGGTGATCGCAACCCACTCCCCGGCGACGATGGAGAAACTCGCATCAGCCAACGCACGCACCACGCCTGCATGTCCCACATACTCACGGGTCACGTGATGCAGCGCAATCACAGCGCAGTCATCCCGCGTGCTTCCGGTTGGATCAGCCAGCGGCCCGGTCTGTATCTTCGCCACTACCTTCGCTTCGCTCACGCTCATATCTTCTCACTCCCCCTTCAGCAGCGCAGCTGGCTGCAGACCACGCAGCACCCGGGCAGGGAACAGTGCCGCCATCGCGGCGATCACCACATTCAGCAGCAGCACCAGTGGCAGCACCGAAGGCCGCGGCAGTGTCGCAGTATGGAAGTTCCCTTCGCTGATGGCCCATGCTGCTGCAGATCCGACGATGAAGCCCACCGCAACACCCGCCAGTGCCAGCACCAACGCCTCCAGCAAGAACATTCCCATCAACTGCATCTGCGATCCGCCCAGCGCCTTCATCAACGCAAAGTCCCTCCGCCGCTCGAGCACACTCGCCGACAGCGTCGCTAACACACTCACCGCCACAGTCAGCGCAATCAGCAGCACCGCTCCATACATCAGCGCGTGGGTGCGATCGACGATCTTCGACTCTCCCTCGACCAGCTGCCGTACGGGTTGGACCTGCATCTCGGGGAAGTCCTGCTGCAGACGCGCTATGGCTGCCTCGACCTTCGCTGCCCCTCCCGGAACCTGAAGCTCAATCACGCTTGGCCCAACTCCGGTCCACGCACTGAAGGCGGGTAGCGGCATATAAATGCGGCTATCTTCGTCGCCACCTGTCTTGATCCGTCCTGCACCATTCAGCGTGATGGCGTGTCCTGCGAAGGTAAGGGCAACCGCGTGTTCATTCCCAACAAACTGCGCCGCCCTCTGGCCAAGCAACGCGACGTCCGAAGCCGTAGCGTCGGGCCACGTCTGCACCTGCCACCACGAGTCCAGCCGCCTGACTGCAGCAAAGTCTGTTCCGGCCACGACCAACGGTGTCCCCGTATCGGTCGTCGCGACGGCATAGGCAAACTCCACGGCCAACGCATCAGGCCCCGCCGCCTCCTGCACGCGGGCCAGAGCGTCGGTGCGCAGAGGCGAAGAAGCGGGAGCAGAGAGGACAATGTTCGCGCCGAAGCTGCGAAACTCCTTATGCAGCTTGGCGTCGAGATCCGCGTAGAGCGTCAGAAGCGCTGTCGCCACGCCAGCCGACACCGTCATCGCCACCAGTGCCGAGAGACTTCGCGCCCTGCGATGCACCAGCGACCGTCGCAACATGCCAAAGAGGCTCAGCTTCACCATCAGGCATCGGCCCTCAGGATCGCCGAAGGCTCCATACGCAGAGCCGTCCGGATCGACGGCGTGCTTCCCGCAATCGCAACCACCAGCGCCAGCGCGACGACAACCGGCAGCAACACCGGAATCAACACCGCCTCCGCCGCACCGCCGTCTCCGGCAAAGATCCTCGCGCCGAGCCACGCAGCAAGCCCCGAACCGAGCAGATAGCCAATAGTTCCCGCGATCAGCGCGAGCAGTCCGGCCTCTGCATAGAAGAGCAGGGCAATGGCACCTTTGCTTGCACCCAGCGAACGCATCAAGCCAATCTCTCCTTGGCGTTCAAGAATCGCAGTCGCCATTGCGGCGCTTACTGCAAACCCCGCAGCCAGCAGTGCTGCCGCGCTGATCAGCCACATCAGCCCCGAGATTCGCTTCAGCACATTGCCTTCGCTTTGTTCCACGCGCCGCACCTGCTCCGCCTGCGCTCCAGGAATCGCTTCACGAATCTGATAGGCAATTGAGTTCGCATAGGGACGGCAGTACCAGATCTCTCGCTGCTTCGGCGGCAGGGAATCAGGATCGACCCGCGCAAACGCATCCTCCGGCTTCGTACGGGCGCTTACCTCAACACGACGGACGGCATCGTTTGCGCCGGCGTAGGCTTGCGCGTCGTGGAGCGTAAGCAGGATGCCATTGTCATCTTCGCCGCCCGTTGTGACGATGCCGGTAACATCTGCAGACAGTCGCGAAGAGGGCGCAGCCTGCGCACCCTGCATGACAAAGGTGTCGCCGACCTTGAGGCCAAGCTTCTTCGCAAGATTCGCCCCAACCACTACACCCCTGCTACCCGGACTGTTCTGTGGCGCAGGCCATGATCCTTCGAGATGCCACCACGGATGCAGTGTCGGCGCTCCCGTCTTCAATGTGTTGAAGTCATGATCGAACCAATAACCGACTGCATTTACGGCAATGAGCGGATCTCCGTCCTTTCGCGCAATCGCCATCTGCGCAGGCAACTCCGGCGAGACGCCAGTGATGTTGTTCGCCCAGAAGATGGTCTTGAGCTTCGCCAGATCGCTCTCCTTCAGGTAAGCGCCGCCAGAAGCAGGCTTCAGATCCACCCCGCCCACCTTCACATCAAGCAGATCGGCCTTCGGATAAACAACAATATTGGCTCCATAGACTGCAAGCTCTTTATGGATTCGATCGCCAATCGTCGTTGCGAGTGCAAGCATCGCCGTCACGGCCGTCGTCCCAAGCAGAATCGCCACACCCGCCAGCATCTTGCGGCGGCGCTGCCTGCGAAAGCTCTCCATGAGGAGGCGAAAGAACATCTAGCGATCCCTCATCGTTCAAAGACCGGAGCCAGTTCGCGGAGGTCCGCCGCCTCAATCACCAACTGCCCACCACCCACGGTCGACTTCAGCGGGATGGGATTGCAGCCGCCCTTCATCCCCATCGAGTTCGCATTCAAAGGCGAAGCGCACATCTTGCAGGTGATCCCCTGATCGCCGATGTAGAAGCCAACCGGCCCGCAGATCTGACAGGCGTCGGCAACCGAGACGATATTCCCGTCTGGCTTTTTGAAGAGCAGAAACCTGATCTCTACGTTGCCGCCCTTGCCGTCGTCCAGGTGCACGCCGTAGCGATGCAACTTGTCGTCGTTGACATCCGCCGTAGGCAGCGTCACCTGCGAACCGACCAGCGTCACCGCGGCAGTGGGGGAGAGGGCGGTAGAGCTCTTCGCATAGATGAACTCGGCTGTAGAGAGAAAGATGAAGACGAAGCTGGTTGCAATGACGGCGGTCATCCACATCTTTTCGCGCCGCTGGGTCCACTCAGCACGCCGCTTGTCGGCAGGGGTCGCGCTCGCGTTTAGCACGGCGGGTGCGCGGCGCTTGTACTCCAACAGCATCATCAATCCGGCGAGCGCCAGCATCGTGACGAAGAAGAAGAGATCGTTGCGGACGATGGGGCCGATCAGACGCATCTCCGTGGGACTAGACGGAAGCACCCCATTCTCGCTGAGCTCATGCAGCCCACTGACGATCAGCTGGAAGGCCACGAAGTACAGAATGACGGTGGTGACGCGGAAGAATCGCTGCAGGTTGATCTTCACGCTGCCCCGAATGAACAGAACGCCGAAGACGATCGCAACTGCGATCCCCAGCAGCGTTCCGGTAAAGCTGAGCAGCTCGGTCGAGTTCAGGGTGACAGCGGACAGAATCAACACCGTCTCGACGCCCTCGCGCAGGACCAGCAGAAAGACGAAGAAGAACAGCCCCGCCTTCGACACTCCCGCCGGGCCGGTGTACTGGGAGATCTTCTCCTCGATCGATCCCTTCATGGTGCGGGCGGTCTTGTGCATAAACCAGATCATGCTAATTACGAAGACGGCGGCGCCCAGCATCACCCAGCCTTCGAAGATGTCCGTATTGAACTGGCTGCGGGCGATCACGACTGCGCCCGCGACGCTTGCAGCGATGGCGGAACCTAGGGCCCAGAAGACTGTTCGCTTCAGCTCGGGCCTGCCGATCTTGGACAGGTAGGCGAAGACAATGCCGACAATCAGCGATGCTTCGACCCCCTCGCGGAGCGTGATGATAAATGCCTGCAACATAACGTCTTTCTTCTTCCCTGGCGGCACTCCGGATAGCCGACGGCAGCCAGCCCGAGCCCAATCTCCATGAGGCTGGATCAACCCTCGCCGCCAGTATCTAGTGTAATGAGGACTAAATTGGTCGTCAATCAAGGACGCTCGATTATCAGCCGCGATTTTTTTTGACCGGTAACAATCGCGGGCAAAGATCGCAGGGAAAGATCGCGGAACTCGGCGCCGCTCTGAGAGATACGGCCTAACGTGGAGACACCGTATCCTGTAGAAATGTTCGATCTGCCCGAGGATCTCTTCGCCAACCCAGTGTGGACCGCTCTCCACACCAGGCACCGCCAGTTTGCGATTTCAGCTGGGGAGGCCTGCCGCTATCCTGCTGCGGTAGTGCCC
The nucleotide sequence above comes from Tunturibacter empetritectus. Encoded proteins:
- a CDS encoding TlyA family RNA methyltransferase, translating into MSDATPPQRNKSPKSRIDKLLVDQGHAASRERAQALILAGRVLVDEQRIDKPGTSISSNAVIRLLGSDLKYVSRGGLKLEHALAHWSINLTNLPCVDIGASTGGFTDCMLQSGAASVLAVDTGYGQIAHKLRDDPRVTLRERTNARLLTPGELLAPHTPTPAFLAMDVSFISATLVLPAVLAALSTPDQPWQGTAIILIKPQFEAGRANIGKGGIVRDPDARQAAIERVRDCVIEQHGTAIDLIDSPILGMEGNHEYLLHARFLESRQGHQPFLN
- a CDS encoding AsmA family protein, producing the protein MGKPARLVLIAVGAILALIVLAAVCVPLFLNTDSFKAKIESTLTKSLGRQVTIGKVNLSVLSGSLVAENAVVADDPRFSTQPFIQADKVKIGVEIFPLILSKQVIIRGFSMQSPKIQLLRAANGTWNYSTIGTGGQQAQSEETKQAFPNLTVGEVNVEDGRITVGAGPGTTGAASAPNRVYENVNLKVKDFSFAKAFPFEASANLPAGGSVALKGSAGPFNQQDASATPFSGNLEVKHLDPLAAGFVDASDGVTGTIDNIVLDAAWSGTQMHITKLLVDTPKLTVVQSNGPKQPKPKDPNAEGASMLDNLSVDDAQVKNGTITLATAGKTGSAVYSQVNAQVTNLSPKSASPFNLSGQLPNGGGVSANGTVGPFNQANNASTPINGQVTLKHVEIGTAGVLPPDAGISGVADLQAKIQSNGQTLNAQGAATVVGIKLAKDGVPSPKPVQLQFTLTQNEQAMNGVVQQAVVTIGSAVINLSGTYQTSGPSTALNMKVVGNSVSINELEAFLPSVGVHLPSGSRLQGGTLTTALAVTGTSAAPVISGPVRINDTQLAGFNLGSKLGALSSLTGGRIGSSTGSGTTIRSLSMNVREEGGNIRTDNIALDVAGVGTATGAGSVSAGGALNYNVVLKLTGLMGGGGGTQQASSGGGAAAGLAGALGGFIPGGGAGGAALGGLTGGLLKAGIPVAIGGTTSNPTFSPNVAGLAGAVGANAAKGLLGGQGVQKNGKTPPNPLGNALGGLFGKH
- a CDS encoding NAD(+)/NADH kinase yields the protein MLQAAIISKPQKPELAGILRDLIAWLEARYYHYLLDPDSAAYVSGANPIARVDLPNHKPNLVIVLGGDGTLLAAARAFARTTTPILSVNLGSLGFLTEIPLSELYTTLEAWCDNCAEIEVRSMMRAEIIRDGQIVKQWDALNDVVVAKGTIARMGDFSVEIDSQAVATFRADGIIVSTPTGSTAYNLAADGPIVMPSVNAMLVTPICPHLLTIRPIVVPGDSTVSVEVVGVPNEIYLTVDGQEAVQLKLGDLVHCQRSEAAVRLLRHSPNGLFSVLRSKLKWGER
- a CDS encoding ABC transporter ATP-binding protein, with product MSVSEAKVVAKIQTGPLADPTGSTRDDCAVIALHHVTREYVGHAGVVRALADASFSIVAGEWVAITGPSGSGKSTLVNLIGCLDRPTAGELKIDNVDTASMSATELDRFRADKIGFIFQQFHLIPYLSALENVMLAQYFHSMTDEAEARAALVRVGLGDRVSHLPSELSGGEQQRVCIARALINNPPILLADEPTGNLDAANQKIVAELLQDLHRNGHTIVMVTHDPEMAGLAQRRIALSHGQVFCHPVSGPMVTLRRSTDRL
- a CDS encoding ABC transporter permease → MVKLSLFGMLRRSLVHRRARSLSALVAMTVSAGVATALLTLYADLDAKLHKEFRSFGANIVLSAPASSPLRTDALARVQEAAGPDALAVEFAYAVATTDTGTPLVVAGTDFAAVRRLDSWWQVQTWPDATASDVALLGQRAAQFVGNEHAVALTFAGHAITLNGAGRIKTGGDEDSRIYMPLPAFSAWTGVGPSVIELQVPGGAAKVEAAIARLQQDFPEMQVQPVRQLVEGESKIVDRTHALMYGAVLLIALTVAVSVLATLSASVLERRRDFALMKALGGSQMQLMGMFLLEALVLALAGVAVGFIVGSAAAWAISEGNFHTATLPRPSVLPLVLLLNVVIAAMAALFPARVLRGLQPAALLKGE
- a CDS encoding ABC transporter permease — its product is MFFRLLMESFRRQRRRKMLAGVAILLGTTAVTAMLALATTIGDRIHKELAVYGANIVVYPKADLLDVKVGGVDLKPASGGAYLKESDLAKLKTIFWANNITGVSPELPAQMAIARKDGDPLIAVNAVGYWFDHDFNTLKTGAPTLHPWWHLEGSWPAPQNSPGSRGVVVGANLAKKLGLKVGDTFVMQGAQAAPSSRLSADVTGIVTTGGEDDNGILLTLHDAQAYAGANDAVRRVEVSARTKPEDAFARVDPDSLPPKQREIWYCRPYANSIAYQIREAIPGAQAEQVRRVEQSEGNVLKRISGLMWLISAAALLAAGFAVSAAMATAILERQGEIGLMRSLGASKGAIALLFYAEAGLLALIAGTIGYLLGSGLAAWLGARIFAGDGGAAEAVLIPVLLPVVVALALVVAIAGSTPSIRTALRMEPSAILRADA
- a CDS encoding Fe-S-containing protein; this encodes MLQAFIITLREGVEASLIVGIVFAYLSKIGRPELKRTVFWALGSAIAASVAGAVVIARSQFNTDIFEGWVMLGAAVFVISMIWFMHKTARTMKGSIEEKISQYTGPAGVSKAGLFFFVFLLVLREGVETVLILSAVTLNSTELLSFTGTLLGIAVAIVFGVLFIRGSVKINLQRFFRVTTVILYFVAFQLIVSGLHELSENGVLPSSPTEMRLIGPIVRNDLFFFVTMLALAGLMMLLEYKRRAPAVLNASATPADKRRAEWTQRREKMWMTAVIATSFVFIFLSTAEFIYAKSSTALSPTAAVTLVGSQVTLPTADVNDDKLHRYGVHLDDGKGGNVEIRFLLFKKPDGNIVSVADACQICGPVGFYIGDQGITCKMCASPLNANSMGMKGGCNPIPLKSTVGGGQLVIEAADLRELAPVFER